The genomic region CCTTTTGCCGCAAGATGAGCGCGGCCAACTACTGTTCGAAGAGCGACAGCATTAACAAGGGAAACTGCATGAGCTGTCGGGAAATATCGAGTGGATTCACGGGGCAGTATTCGCCTGAGGACTTAGCCAATTCATGCGCTCTTTGTTCTGGAGATCCCTTGTGCTCCACGGGTGGTTCTTATTTCGCCTATCGTGCAGCAGTTGGAAATACCACCCTTGCCGGTGGCAATAGCTTATCGCCGAATTTGCCGGGCACAGCGGGAGCAGGGAGCGGGGGAGGCTCGGGTTCATCGGTGGGAGGAGTGTCAACAGGATCTGGTGGGGCTGGCACTGGCGGGAGCGGACCTTTTGGCCAATCCTTGACTGGAGGAGGATCTTTGGCAGGTGGTACAATGCAAGTTCAAAATTCTGGAGCGAATCAATATCGAATTTCAAGTTCACACGGTCAGAGCAACTTTCGAGTTCACTCTTCGGTCATTCAACGGTTTTGTCAACAAGGCTCAATGGTTGGTTGTGGCCCCTTGGTCGGTGTCTCGGGAGGCAGGGGAGTCTCAAGCAGCCCAAGTGAAGGGGAGAGTTTAACAGGAGTGGGTGCCCAATAAGTTTTATCGATTGGGCGCCGGGGTGATTTCGGAAGTGCGGGTGTTATGTATAGGGTTTTTCTGATTTGTACACTTTTATTTGGATTTGAGGTGAATGCCGAAGGCGATTCACTTCCTGTGCCTATTCAGGATATTACAGTTGTAACGATGAGTAAGGGTGGGGAATTAAAGGAGTTTTCTGAAGCCTATGCGATTGAGATTGCCGCTATTTTAGAAACTCCACTCCATCCTGAAAATTACTTCCCTGTGAATCTAGAAAAGTCAAATTGTTCGCAGATTGAAGAAGATCTTGGGATGGAAGTAAACTATTTATTGGAGCTCCCAATAATGATAGGTTCTCTTGTTACATCCAAAATTGCACTTTTGAACGAGTCGCAGAAAGAAACTCTAAAGAAAGTACCTTTTTGTGAGCCCTATTTACTTGATTTGAAAATAATCGCTCTTCAGCTCGATGGGTGGAAGTTGGTAAAAAGAGAGATTGTACCCCCTAATAAAATCCCTTCTAAACTGAAGAAGGCTTAATATCTTTCCTTCGACAGGCACAGAGACATGAGATGGTAAGTTTTGAAGATCTTTATAAGCAATATGCGAAACTGGTTTTTACGGTTGCGAATCGGATTGTTTTGTCGGCGCCTGTTGCGGAGGAGATAGTGCAAGAGACTTTTATTAGGTGTTTTGGAAAATTGAGTGAAATAAGGCAAGAGAATCCAAAATATTGGCTTGTGAAAGTTGCAACAAACCTGAGCCTTGACGAAATCCGTCGAAGGAGATCCAGAGGTTCGGACCTGTTTTCTACCCTCAGTCGGGCTTTCCCATTGTTTACTACGACCATTGGGACAAGAGTTTCAAACCGGCAAAGATCCCAATTGATTCTTGAAAAGTTAAGTTCTGATGAGAGAGCACTTGTTGTCCTGCGATTGACTTATGACTATAGTTACTCGGAGATAGCTGATATTCTTGAATTACCTGAAGGAACAGTGAAGTCAAAGATTTCGCGCCTTCTGGATAAGTTGCGAGAGGAGGTAAAAGAAGTTGAGTGATACTGATGACCAGGTCGAAAAAGAATTGCGTCAGACGATGGATCTTGATTCTCTCGAGATGGATGAAGACCGCAAAGATCGAATGTGGATGAAAATCCAAAAGGCCACTTATGGGAACATTCAGGTTGGGGGCGTAGAATTTTCGCACAATGAAGAGGGATCTGTTTTTCGGTCGGCTGCTTTTCGCTCTGTGCCTCTTCGCTATGCTCTTTCTTTGATTTTACTTTTGGCGGCTCTTCTATTGTTCATTTTTGTTTAGAACTTTTATTTGTCCACCGTTGACAATGCAGACCAGAAACCTCGCTTTTTTGGAGAGGTCAGCATTATTTTGTCCATTTATGAATTCTGAGCATTCCTCTATTATTTCGTTATTTTTCAGCAAGAGGCATTCAGTTTGCGATTTCGCAAACGAGGGAGTGGTCAGCTCTTTGCTATTTAGTCTGAAGTAGCAATCGTCATAGATGATTCGGGCAGCATGAATCTGCTCTTGGCGATAGGGAGTTGAAGCTTGGTTGTGGGCCTCAGGAATGTGAAGATTTATGCAGGCTGGGAGGTTCGGATTAAAGTCAGCATGGCCGCAATCTTCAGTGCAGATCCCACACCTTTTTTCGAGAAAAGTGCATATTGAATCTCCGCATGATACGGATGGGTATTCTGTTGATATTTTCTTCAAGCGATCGCTGATCGCCTGGAGACAGCCAGAGAGCTTCAACTTTTGGTCACCTTTTGTCGTTTTCGCGTGCAAACCAGCGCAAGGGGAATCGACTCTATCGCAGGGGTAATCTTGACATTTTTCCAGGAGGTCCACATAAGAGATCCTGGATGACTGGCTTTCCTTGGTTTTCATGGGGCTTCTTTTTTTTGGTGGGCTCCTCACAGGATTGGGTTGATGAGATTCAATACCGGTATCGTTATTGGCAGGCCCTCTATTTTTAGACGGGTTCCAGTGAAAAAGAGTGAAATAGATGGTCGAGAGGAGAAATACAAAAGTGGAGATAGCCAATACGCCCTTGGAGGTTCGCTCTGATTGAGGATTTTTAGAATCACTTGGTTGAACCTTTCTTAATTCTTGCTCTAAAAGAAGGGCATTTGAGTATCGATCAGACACAGACTTTTTTAAGCACTTGAGAATAATCCGATCCGCAGTTGAAGGGATTTTTTTGTTAATTTGAGAAGGAGGTAGAGGCTCCGCATAAGAGATATTTGAGAATGTCTGGCCAAGCGTATTCCCGAGGAAGGGATGTATTCCTGTGAGTAACTGGTAGAAAATGATCCCCAAGGAAAAAATATCAGAGCGCAAATCCAGTGTGTCACCACGAATTTGCTCTGGAGACATTGAACAGGGGGAGCCAGTTAAATTTTTGGTCAAGTGCTGCTGAGAGTTTTGATCTTTAACAATTCCAAAGTCCATTATTTTGATATGCTCGTTCGAGTCGAGCATGATGTTTGCGGGCTTAAGATCTCTGTGAATCAAATTTGCTGCGTGAATGGCATGCAGACCTTGGCAAATCTGGATCATGATTCGCAGTGATTTCTTGATATCAATCTCCCTACGTCCTTCAAGAAGCACAGTGAGTTCCGACCCATCAATATACTCCATGCTAATGTAGGGATTTTTATCATCGGGACAAACATCAAAAATTCTTACAACGTGGGGGTGATTAATTTTGGCGAGATAATGAGCTTCATTGATGAAACGGTGATAAACCTCTGGTTGAATCTCGTCAGCAGGTATATTTTGGGGGAGGGTCTTGATGGCGACCTGCATGTTCAAATAGGGGTCATAGGCCAGATAGACATGGCCCATAGCACCCCTGCCGATTTCTCTCAATATTTGATATCGACCTATGTTTTTCACTTGAAGATATTCTAAACGAGAGAGGATTGGTCTGCACGCAGGAACTGAGGATGACTGGACGGTGGGAAGCGGAGAGAAGGGACATCATCCCTCTCTCCTCTTCTTTGGTCTATTATGGGTTTGCAATTGCATTGATGACAGCGGTACCTACGGCTTTAACTTTGGCACTGCCGGAGTTTGACATGACTACGACTCCAATTTTTAGATCATTGCGCCAAATGACATAGGCCTGGCTCGAGCGTGTTGCGCCGTCCTTGGAATAGAATGTTGTTCCTGTTTGATCCTTCTTGATATCAATTGCGTAGCCAATAGTTTGGTCGGGTCCGACAGTGGCGAGCGGCTTTATTGCCAGTCCAATGGCGTCTTTCAGGTGAGATTCCCGCAATCCGACCAGGTGTTCTAATAATCTATTCATATTATTTGCAGTGGATATGATTTCTCCTGCTCCAGCCATACAGCCCATATCACTAAAGGGGAGAGGATCGAGGGACGACAGGTCCGCTCGATAGCCCTGGGCCTTTCGAGACGTTGTATTTTCTATAAAGGCGGGGGTGTTGGTGCCCGTGTCATCCATACCGAGAGAGCGGGAGAAATTTATCTTTAATAACTCATCAAAATTCGAAGCACCCAAGGTGTCCTCGAGAGTGAGGCTGACCAACGTAATTCCGAGATTTGAATAGAGAAAGGTTCCAATTTTAGCTGGATTAGGCCGACATCCTCCGCCTTGAAGGCATGCGAGAAGCTGCGTTCTTTCGTAATGTCTGGCAGGGGACCACTCCAAGCTATCTCCGATTCCATCTTTATCTTCGTCTCTAAAGGAAGAAACATTCTCAGGGTAAGACGATAGTCCTGAAGTGTGGGAGATGGCCTGCTCAAGTGTAATAGACGGAGACAGGTCTGACTTAATCGGATCTTTGAAATAGGTTACAAGACTCTTTTTTGGATCCATGCGTTTGGAGACGACTTCTTGTGCCAGCATGATGCCGGTAAAAATTTTTGAGACAGATCCAATGCCGTAGAAGGTGTCCCCATCAGGGGTGAGACTCTCTCCTATTTTTTTGGTACCAAATCCCAGCACCTCAGAATATTTTGGTGAAACAATCCCAATGACAAATCCGGGTGACTTGTTGCTATCCGATCCCGTTGGGTCGACCATGGGAAGCACAATACTGGAAATTGTAGATTTTAGTTTTTCCGGAAGCGACTCTATCGCTCTTGGAACCAGTTTGTCGTTTAAAAATGAAATAAGGGCTGAGGACAAACCATCATCTTTCGCGGAGCCATAGTCTAATATCAGCTGAGTGTGGTCTTTTTCCTCAAAATGCTGGTGTTGGCATATTCGTTTGCCTAAAAGCAACTTGTCCTTAAAGGCGCTAGATCCTAGATTGCTAACATCTTGTTGGCTTCCATCCTTGAATCCCGCAGAGAAGAGAAGCATTGGTGGTGTGATTGAATCATTGACATATTCTGAAGGAGAGGCCTTTTTTTGCTCTGCTTCTGTTTTGCCAAAGATTGTTTTTAGGGCATTGATCTCTTGCTCTAAGGAAGTCCCAGCCATCAGGCGGATAGCTAGAGGAACGTCATAGGCATGGAAGTCGACAGCAATTACGGCTTTGACCGTGCCCTGAGTGATATTTTGTTCCTGAAAGTACCTTTTGTTACTAGCGGTGAGAGTGACCAAATGAGCCCCTGAGGAGAAGCCAAACAGAACTATGCGAGTGCTGTCTCCTCCAAATTTTTCTGCGTTTAGACTTATCCATTTCACCGCTCGCGCGACATCGACAGCTTGGTCCTCGTAGGTGGTTCTCTCGGAATTTCCTGTTGGGCCATTGAGTTGTAAATTGAGTCCACGTCGGTTGATGCTGGCAATCACAAATCCATTTTCAATGAGGGACTTGGGAAGTTTCTCATTTTTCTGCAAGTTCTCCTTATCTCCATCGATGACGTCGGGACCGGCCCAGCCTCCGCCATGAACATAAATAACAACGGGTTTTCTTTCGGTTGTGTTCTGGAAATAGACGTCGAGCTTATTGAACCTTGGATCCGATACCGGCTCGGCGTGGTAGGAGATATCTGCAATTTTTTTGGCATAGCCAAGATCAATCGATTCTCCGAGTTCTGAATTGGTTTGTTCGATCTCCTGGGGGTTCCAATTTTTGATTGGACTTCCAGGATTCGCGCATGAAACCATCAGCATGACCATAGACACTCTGAGCATTATTGTTTTCACTGGTTTTCCCTCCCTCATCACTTGCCAATAAGACGTTGGAGGGCCTCAGTTGGTTCCAATTACAGGCCAAAAATATTCTCAAAATGAGACATATCAATAAGTGATTGTTTATAAAGGAGAAAAATGAGCAAATTCTATTTGATAGCCTCAACAACATGACGGATCTTTGTGAAATCCTCTCCTCTGCAGCCGTCATTGGTACAGGAATTGGAGATATTGCAGCCATTCTTGGTGATATAGTCAGTCTCGCCTCTCACTAGAATTCCTTCCACTTGTCCTGTTTTTGAATTAAAAACAGGTGATCCGGAGTTTCCGCCATAGGTGTCTAGATTGGCGACGTAGAATTCTGCATTGATAGCTCGTACGCGAGCACCACCTGCAATTTTGACAGGAAGACCTGACGGATGTCCAACGACAAAAACCTCATCTCCTAGGCTTAACTCTCCTTGTGTTCTCAATTCCAGAGAGGATCGTCCAATGGCCTTTCGATCAATTCGAATCACAGCATAGTCTGCGCCACTGTTTGCAATCTCGGATTTAATGAGCTCGACACAGGAGTAGACCTGTTGATCATCGAAGATATCGTCCTGCGCCTCGGGACCCCTGAGAGCAAAGCCGAAAACGAGTTGGGTATTTTGACATTCCGCCTGAGATCGTACGCAATGTCCAGCTGTTGCTACGAGATTGGGTGCAACAAGAAAGCCTGTGCAAAACGCCGAGATTTGTTGATTGAAATAGGGTTCAGTCGTGCAAAGTCCATAGGCAGATCCATATTGCCTTCCGCCCAATTTGTATTTGGCACCGGGCAGATTTTGCAATTGCCCTCTATCAACGAGAGCTAAGGTGCTGTCAGCCAGCTCCTTTACCAAGGGGTCTTTGATTTCATAGTATTCCTGTCGATTGTCGACTCCATATATCACTTTTGGTTGAATACACAGAGGATCCCTCGAAGAGAGTGCTTCTGTAATTGGACTCCAGAGAAGAAAAATGCTGGTGACGGAAAATATGCGTGATAGCTTATGGATTAGATTTCTATTGATCATGGATCCCTCCTTGGAAATTTTTGATAGATAATGCTGATTTTGGTAAATCAGTCGCAGATAAACTGATAAACCAAGTCATGAGTTACTCATCTGAAATGAATTGAGGCTCTTGTCATCTATCGCTCACAATGAACAAACAACGTGAATTTTCTCATTATAGATGAAAAGAGCTAGAGTTAGAAAAACACCTTGAATTCAAATGAGAAAATGGCCTTCGGTCCATTTGAATTGATGGAGTTTACGTCTAGGAAAAATTCTCTCTAACTAAAAGTCTGAATAGACCAGGCTCTGTGGGTTTTTAGAATGAACCAATAAAGAAGTGCAGGCGCCAAGGGTCTTCGTTGCGCTCTTTGATGCGGTCCAATTTGAATCCGATATCAAGACTGACGGGTCCGACTGGTGTATTAAAGCGAACACCAAATCCTGCTGCATGTCGATAGGGTCTTTCAAAATGGTGACCCGAAACTTGAACGGCCCCTCCGTCATAAAATACGACCCCACCCAAGGAATTATAGACCGGAAAACGAAACTCACTCTTTATTAAGGAGTATTCGCTTTCTCTCTCGACAATCACTTCCTCATTTGGAAACTCAACTCCTTGCGGGATTCTTTCGTTTGAACTAGAAGCCCCCAAAGCCACGAATACTCGAAGTGCCACCCAAGTAAAAAATCTGGCTAACTGGAACTTTACTTCCAGGAAGGGTGCTGAGATTAGAAACATTTCCGTGTCTGAGCTGGTTTGCCCATACAAGACTTGGGGAGCCAAGATTCCAGAGATAGGTGTAAGAAATTTCGCTTTTTACAAAATTGACGTCGGACGAGGATCCAAAAGCTGGATCTGAGTAAGACAAGTTCCATCGGACATGGGAGCCGCGAGTGGGCACAAATGGATTGTCCCGCAGATCATAATCGAGAGTGGGGCCAAGAAGAGCAATCCGGTCAATTTGATCGGGACACTTTCCCGGCTGACCATCTAAGCAGTTACCATAACGCTCGAAGGTCTTGACGGAATCTAAGCTCCAAAGAGTCCATGTCAACTTGAAGTTGCGGGCAAGGTCTCGCTCTAGGAGAAAATCGACGCGGCTACTGTCAGAGATTTCAGTTAAAAGTGTGACGTCATTGAAGTTTGAAATTTGCTGCTGTCGAGTGAAATTAATGCGCCCTCTCGTGCGCGTAGAGAATAAAAAGGGTTCAAGGTATCCGATAGTGGCTCGGTGTGTAAGATACTTCACTTGATCTGGATTATATCCCAACTCCAGCCTTGCAGCTATGGTCCGCGCGGTACCCTCTATATTGTTAAATGAAACGGATGTAAATTGGCGGAGAGTAAGATCGCGTTCACTATCGGCTCCTACGCCGATTTTGAAAAGTCCAGGATCGCGCTCTCGCAGACTGATGAGAACGGTTCTTTGGGATATGGAAGTTCCTTCCTCAAGTGTGCGAATTCTTACCTGGCTAAAGATACCCAGTCGGTTAAGCCGCATTTGTGAATCTTCTATTTTTTCGGGAGTCAAGGTTTCACCGATGGAAAACTCAATCTCTCTGAGGATCACATAATCCTTTGTAAACTTATTACCCTCTAAATTAATTGCTGACACAATGATCTTAGGGCCCTCAAGGATTTCAAAACGCACGATGGCTTGGGTGCCCTTTTCGTTGTACTCGACGAGTTGGTTGTTGATGTTTTCAATTTTCATCTCCAGAAAACCGCGACTAAGATAAAAGGACTTGAGCCGATTGATACTCTCTTCAATTGTAGACAATCGAAGAGGAGCGTTGCTGTGAACAGTAACGACTTCATTCAATTCTGCTTCATTGAAGGCTTTAATTCCTAGGAAGTCGACTTTCTTTACTTGAGTGAGGGGCCCTTCATCCATGACAATTTTTATTTTTGCTTCCGATTTCTTGTTCGTAAACTCCGTTCTTAAGGACTGTATCCTTGCTTTGAGAAATCCTTGGTTGCGCAATTCGTTGATAAGATTCTTGTGCCCAAGCTCGATATCGATTCTGCTAAAATATCCGCTCTTGATCAGCTCCGAGCTATTATTTCGAATCAGCGCGGCGTAGTATTGCGGATTTCGTGAGATTCTCCCGCTGACATCCAGCTGTGCGATCAGGACTCGTGGGCCTTCGTAGATCAGGATTCGAGCTTTACGCAAAAACTGCTTGTTGTCTTCAATGATTTCTGTCGAAACTTGGGCGTGCGCGAATCCGCTGGCGAGGTACTTTTTTCGAATTCTCTCTGCTGCCTCAGAGATCGGGTCTCCGCCGTTCGGAGCGGCGTCCAGAGGGTTGAGTTCTCGGGAGATATCAAAAATACTGAGCTGCTTATAACCTATCACTTGGCGGTCGTATTTATAAGGATCTTGAATAGAATAGGTAAGGCTGGCCGAGGTACGGTCTGCATCGTATGTGATTTCAGGTTCCCCAATAACGGCACTCAAAAATCGTTCATTCTTAAGGAATTCTTCAGACGTCAGTTTGATGTTTTGTAAGACAACAGCCGTCAAAGCTTGGTGGCGGTATTTATGACTGCGGTACTGCAAACGCTGTCGAAGATAGGGATTGAGGGTGGTGAATTCGACAGCAGAAACTTTGCATGGACTTTGTTCGTCTATCACAAAGCTTGCTTCCAGACGACCATCGCTCGCATTTGCGAATCTTATTTCAACAATAGCATTGAAGTACCCTTGCTCTGAATAAAAAGCTTTCAGTCGTTCGCCACTCTCGGTAATCTTTCTTTTATCAAATTTGTCACCCTCTTTGAGTTCTATAATTTCTAAAAGAGCTGTCGTTGAAGCGATTCTATTTCCGGTAACTCTTATTCCTGAGAGGAGTTTAATGGCCTGGGCCTCAACTGAGATATTTCCCTCTGGACCCCGATAGGCAGATACTCGCTCAAAGGAACCATGTTCCATCAACAATCGGACCAGAAGGTCAATTTCAGATAAAGAGGAGCTGTTATCAAATAGCTCGGGAGATTTTTTACGGAGAAATTCAATAATCTCTGGCTGGGCGCCATGTATCTTCAGAGTCTGTGCAATCGCCGGAAAAGCGAATGCAAAACTCAGAGCAATAATAGAGGGAACAAATAGCGAAAACATGACCTACTTAAACTCCAATCGGTACTCAAGATCCACTCCAACTTTCTCGGTAGAAGTATCTTTGATTTCTGGATTTCCTTCCTTATTTTCCCATGTGCCAATAACAGAAAGCTTTTTGTTTACTTTATATTCAATTTTAGCATTGTTTGTCGGATTATTTTCGACTGTTCTGCTTGCTGAAATACCAAATTTTGGGGTCCACTGCTTTTTTAATGTTAAATTTGGTACGACGGCTTGATCGGCACCAGCGGCTCCAGACACGTCAACCTCTACCCCCGTCAATTTATTAATGTCTCCTAGTGGCTTTTGGAGCAGGGCTGAGCCTATTTGCAGAGTTGTCTGGGTTGCCAATTCTCCAGTTTGAAATTCCTTGCTATCACTTTCGCTTTTGGGTTTTATTCCGAGAGCCAAGAGGCTAATGATCTCGGATTCAGCCAAAGGGGGTTGGCTAGATAGGTTAAACTGAGGATCTTTGGCTCGCCCTTGAATTAACAGGTTAATATCATATTCATCTTTGACCCTCGAGCTGGCATTGAGAAATATATTTGGATTATCGGAGTCATCGCCTGAAAAAACAACCTGACCTACCGCGACATCAAATGGCGTTTCATGGAAGAAGACCTTTCCATCTTTTTCCAATGAGAGTTGTCCCTTGAGAGAGGGTGCAGAAATTTCTCCACTGACTTTAAGAGATCCTGAAAGGGGTGAGTTGACCAAAGAGTTTTTGACAAGAATTGGACGCTTCAGAATGACATTCCAGTCGAGAAGAAAGGGCTGAAATTTGTCTTCAATCAGAAAATCAGGTAAAAAACTAGATGGTTTGATTTTCCCGGCTTTCTGGGCATTTCCATCAATCTCTTTGGAGACTTCTCCCTGACTAACTTGGTATTCGCCTCCCAAAATATAGGGGAACCAATTTCCTTTCAAAAAGAAATCACCCGACCCCTTTGTTTTTACTCCTTCAGGAATCGTAAGACTGACATCTTTGAATCGACCCTTTACATCAATCAGGACCTCATTCATTTTTTTCACCTGAATTTTTCCGTCTGCCGCGAAGGGGCCGCCTCCCAACTGTCCGCTGGCCGAGTTGATGACAATCTTTTTATGGCTAAAGAGCAGATCCGCCCGGATCTGCTCAAAAGATTGTGGGAAGTCCCTTATCCTGAGTAGGCCATTATCTATAAATGCTGATCCCATTACCTCTGGATTTTCCCAGTCGCCTTTTAATTGTCCAGAGAGAGAAAGAACGCCCTTCAAATCATCAAGAAACGGCAAAAAGAGAAGAGCCAGCCCCATGTCGAGCTTTCCATTTACTCCTATGTTTAGGCGATCCTTTGAGGTGTCTTTAATAGCAACAGAAACAAGAGAACCTTGGCCTTGAAGGTTAAAGGTCTCTGATCTCAACGTGCCTTCTCGTACTTCCAAGTTGATCGGTCTATTTAATGCAAGAGTGGTATTTCCTCTCCGAACCGTGAAATCATCGATCTTAGCGTAACCAGAACTCTTGAAAAGACCTCCATTGCTGGAGCTTAAGTCAATGGTTGAGGTGAATTTAGAATCGAAATCTACTTTTCGCCCTGGTCCGGAAAAGACGGTGAACAATTGGGTAAAATTGAGATCATTCGCTTCTACAAAAAGACGAAATGGCCCATCATTTGAAAAGGGAATTGTAAAGTCTGTCTTAACGAGATTTCCCATAATGTTGCCCCCACCTTGTAGAGCAAGTGGAGTTAACTTAATTTTAAGATTGGAGTCCTCAAAGGGTTTATCTGCAATCACCAATTGGGAAAGTCGAAGATGTATGTCTGTTTTTGGGTTGCGAATGGGACCACGCAATGAAGTCGTAAAATCGACAAGTCCAGTCACATTTAGGTTAATTTTTTCGATATTTTCAGACTGCTCAAGTCGCAAATTTCTTCCTAGGACAACAGCGTCAAGAATTCCGTTGGAACTGAGTCCCCCATCAAAGGAGATTCGACCTGTCGCTTTTGACAGATGAGCTTGTCGCAGTTTAACATTTCCATTTGTAGCTCCGGCATTGAGAATTAACTCGTCGAAACTTTCGTTGCCTAAGGTTCCTCGATAGAATGCAGATCTAAGATCAAAATTTAACTGATTAAGGATCAGTGGGCCGGATACTTTTATTTCTGCAGATCCTGAACCATCGATGGAGAGAGGAAACAAATATTTTCTTGAGAATAACAGCCTGAGATCTTCCAAATCGACGAAGGGGACTTGGCCAGTTAGATTCAAGCTGTTTTTGCGGAGATCAATTGCCACATTTCCTGTGTATCGCGAAGTTTTAAAGAGACCTTTGACCTGTTTAAAATAAAGGAAACCTTCCTTGTATTGCATTTCAGTGTTCACTTTCCCGAGAGGGAAATCTTCTATCCAGAAATCATCATTGTTGATATCCATTTTGATTGTTCCATAAGAACTATCACCCGCCGTATTCCCTTTTACTTTTCCCGCTCCTTCTAATTTTAATTTTGCTAAGTTTTGGACGTCGGAAAAATCGACGTGATCTCCCTCGTAATCGATATTAAAACCCTTGGAGTAGTTAATTGTCCCTGAAGATCTACCCGTTGAGGATT from Bdellovibrionales bacterium harbors:
- a CDS encoding translocation/assembly module TamB is translated as MSWVFIQKWRKWLISSAVFAAFFFLLGFSYRYHLPRIKSWLLVEIENQSQKHTSARVWPERLGFGLFPPQLIFEGVRIIPKPPLAPSFSPSYIKELRIKLNWIALFRGQFRLAEVIFDHPNLNILLPHLFGPEGEQKSAAKHPRLDIQIRALSTIPIDKLIITDLELKARSPGDKAQIQLEKASFVMTNMFDAFLIEANFPNVNLRKEGLAPLDFSFESRFLIDDENLQISALKLRKQSSYFVASGYLNGKLAKANFESGKMSSRSHFSLPEVRLLVQDYLEKIRLPRLRGSIDLDLDLNWVQNVYPNIQFRTQATGVEIDSFVLGTLTTNGSLSKENLLLERLNISNNAGTVILHKTVFDTNKTWKFSTSVNISQLELQQLLLNLTVPKTPLHLDLSGSLPCEGEMYPFQLNCKGKVLGKNLSVHSGEPEKFPIVDLANIETEGEVKVNLQEVRYKADIRVGKSSTGRSSGTINYSKGFNIDYEGDHVDFSDVQNLAKLKLEGAGKVKGNTAGDSSYGTIKMDINNDDFWIEDFPLGKVNTEMQYKEGFLYFKQVKGLFKTSRYTGNVAIDLRKNSLNLTGQVPFVDLEDLRLLFSRKYLFPLSIDGSGSAEIKVSGPLILNQLNFDLRSAFYRGTLGNESFDELILNAGATNGNVKLRQAHLSKATGRISFDGGLSSNGILDAVVLGRNLRLEQSENIEKINLNVTGLVDFTTSLRGPIRNPKTDIHLRLSQLVIADKPFEDSNLKIKLTPLALQGGGNIMGNLVKTDFTIPFSNDGPFRLFVEANDLNFTQLFTVFSGPGRKVDFDSKFTSTIDLSSSNGGLFKSSGYAKIDDFTVRRGNTTLALNRPINLEVREGTLRSETFNLQGQGSLVSVAIKDTSKDRLNIGVNGKLDMGLALLFLPFLDDLKGVLSLSGQLKGDWENPEVMGSAFIDNGLLRIRDFPQSFEQIRADLLFSHKKIVINSASGQLGGGPFAADGKIQVKKMNEVLIDVKGRFKDVSLTIPEGVKTKGSGDFFLKGNWFPYILGGEYQVSQGEVSKEIDGNAQKAGKIKPSSFLPDFLIEDKFQPFLLDWNVILKRPILVKNSLVNSPLSGSLKVSGEISAPSLKGQLSLEKDGKVFFHETPFDVAVGQVVFSGDDSDNPNIFLNASSRVKDEYDINLLIQGRAKDPQFNLSSQPPLAESEIISLLALGIKPKSESDSKEFQTGELATQTTLQIGSALLQKPLGDINKLTGVEVDVSGAAGADQAVVPNLTLKKQWTPKFGISASRTVENNPTNNAKIEYKVNKKLSVIGTWENKEGNPEIKDTSTEKVGVDLEYRLEFK